The genomic region CGGCGCCGTCACCGCGGAAGTGAAAACCGGAAACCATGATCAACCTGCCTGCGGGTAGCTGGTGAGTGTGTCATTTGCTGCGGCGGGACCCTTCGCAGCCGGTCGTGATGCAGGGCGGTGCGGCACATTCGCGTATCGTTCCAGAAGGCCGTTCCGGGCTGGGGTCGGGCCGGCCGCAAGGGATTGCCGTGTCCGGAGCAGATGCGCGGCGTAGGAAAGGAACAGCCGGAAATATGGGGTAGCCATGGCAGGCTCTCTGCTCCGAGTGCGTGATGGGCCACCATGCGGCTACAGCGGCTGTTCCCGAGGGAGTGCACAATCCCTGGACGGGTGGTGCCCGCGGAAGAACTTCGACAGGCAGGCTCCTCCTATTGAAGCTACCCTGCGCTGCCCTGTCTGCATAGGCCTCACTTTTGGCGGGCACGCAGGATGATGAGCCAGCGCTGCGGCCCCCGTAGGGATTCGTGGGTGCTGAGCGCAGCCCGAGCCCCGCCGGGTGCACATTTCTTGTTTATTCCAGTGGGCTTGGCGGCACTGCTCGCTTCCTTTCGGGCTTTCTCGACGGCGCCGGGCGGGTCGACTCTCGGACGGCGGGACCGGATGCCGCACGGTCCTGAGCTTTTGCTCACCACCGGAGACGATTCCCGCCAGGGATCAGAATCGATCCTCCCTGCCCTTTTTCGGTTCAGCTCGCCGGGGACTGGGTACGAGCACTGTGAAAAAGAGTGAAGTACGCGGCGCCGGCAGCGCAGGGGTTAAGGCCCGGAGGAGGAAGACATGCAGACTGTCGAGGAAACCATCGAGGTGGCTGTTCCAGTGCGCGAGGCGTATGAGCAGTGGTGGCTGTTTGAATCCTTTCCGCAGTTCATGTCGGGCGTTCAGTCGGTAAGGCGGGTCAGTGACAGGATCACGCACTGGGTGACGAACATCGGCGGGGCGGAACGGGAATTCGATGCAGAAATAGTGGAAGACCGCCCGGACGAGCGGATGGCGTGGCGCAGCACCGACGGCATCACGCACGCTGGTGCCGTGGCGTTCACGCAGCTGGGCCCCCGCACGACGCGCGTCTGGGTCCGGTTGGAATGGTCGCCGGAAAACCTGGCAGAGAAGGTCGGGGCAGCCCTGGGCTTTGACAACATGCAGGTTCGGGCAGACCTGCTCCGGTTTAAGGAATTCATCGAATCCCGCCCCGCCGGCACCGACGCCTAGCAAGGAACGCTAAACGGCCCTGCAGGACAGTGGCGGCCGGCTCGGAGGGTTCCGGGGTTGGGTCGGACCGGCGGCGAACCGGGATTTGAAGCTGCCGATTACCGCCCGCATTGAGCACAGCCGGCTAGCGGATCGACTGGCCGGAATCTGATCGCCGATGGGCTCAGCAGCGCGCCCGTGAGCGTCACCGGTCCGTTCCTCCTAACGCGCTGCTGACCGTCATCCGGCATTGCTGGACAGGTGGCAGGGCAAAGCCGACAATGAGGTTGACGTCCCGATCCTCGTTCAGGGCGGGCACGGCCGGAACGGGAAGACCCAGTGCTGGGGAGATCTTATGCGATGGACATGGTTGGGAGTGTTCGTGGCTCTTACCATCATTGGCAGCGCGTACATGGTTGGCGCGTCGGCCAGTGCTCTGGGTGACCGCGCAGCTCCTGTAGCGGAAGTTTCCTCAGCCTACGGTGTACGGCTGCAGCAGCCTTCTCCTACGGAGGCCCCCACGGGCGTGACCCCGGCGCCGACAGGAACAGCAACACCTACCGAATCCTCGCCTCCTGTACCCGGCAACACTGGCACGCAGCAGCAACCCGATGGTGGTATTGCGCCGCTGTTAATCGCGGGCATTCTGCTTCTTGTTGTTCTGCTCATCGTTTCGTATTTGTGGAGACGGCGGGGCAAAGTCCGTGACCTATGACAGCAAGCTACCTACCGTCCGCGATTGACATGTGATGTGGCCTTGGTGCAGATGAGATCAGGAAGGCGCCGCTCCTGGCTCTTTGGTTTGGCTTGTGACCATCGCGGATGGATACGGCGAGGAGCTATTCGCAGCCTCCAGTTGACCGTAGAAGTGACGGATCGGCCGTGGGCGGCGATCCCGACCGGCTCCCGCGCGTAACGGGGGAGTCTGAGGAATGCGATAGGCCGCGGACATCTGCCCCTAGCGTCCTCACCACGTTTTGCGGGGACGGCGAGGGCCAGCAGCACGCTGAAGGTGGCAAGCCGGCAGAGGTACATCAAGAGGGCCACAGCGAGAGCCCTGCAAAGGCCAGGTTGTAAACCAAAGGTGGAGGACTCGGACGTTGAGAACCCCATGGAGAGGCAGACACCTAGGAAGGCCTCGACTGCGCCTTCGGTGGGCAGCGGTGGCCTAGGGAGTCTTCGCCAGCCGTCCATCACTTGGGACGCAGCCTGTTAAGCCTCCATCAGGTCGGCTAGGGGTGGTCGTGTTCCCCGGCGGAACACCATGCCTGGGGGCAGTCCCTCCACGGTCACATGGGATGCCGACACATCGAGCGTGACGCGTGCCCCGCCCACCGGCAGGTTGGTGGTGTGCATGCTTCCCCACCTTTCGGGCAATGCGGGATCGATCCAGAGTACGCCCAAGGGGACGTCGGGCTCGTAGCGCAGGAGGCTGCGTACCAGCATCACGGGTGTCGCCGAGGCCCATGCCTGGGGTGAGCAAGCAGTTGGATAGGGGAGGGGCTGGGGGCAATCCGAACGGCTGAATCCGCAGAACAGTTCGGGCAGCCGGTTGTCGGTGTATTCGGCGGCTTCCATCAGTGAGGTGGACAGCTGCCGTGCTTCCTTCACGAAGCCGTACCGCATGAGACCTGCGACTATGAGCGCATTGTCGTGAGGCCAGACAGAGCCGTTGTGGTAGCTGACCGGGTTATACGCCCCCATGTCCGTTGCCAGGGTGCGCACGCCCCAGCCGCTGAACATTTCCGGGGACATCAGCCGGCGGGCAACTTGTTGTGCCTTATCCTCGTCCACGATGCCTGACCACAGGCAATGGCCCATGTTGGAGGCGCACGCGTCGACGGGCCGCTTATCCCGGTCGAGTGCGATTGCGTAGTACCCGCGGTCCGGCATCCAGAACTGTTCGTTGAACTGTTTTTTCAGCTGTTCCGCACGTTCCCGGAGGTCCTTGGCGAGAGCCTCGTCACCGGCGTCGTAGGCAATCCAGGCCCGTGCCATGTAGGCGCTGTAGACATAGCCTTGAACCTCGCAGAGCGCAATGGGCGGCTCGGCAAGCCTGCCATCGGCGAAGCTGATCCCGTCCCAGGAGTCCTTCCAGCCCTGGTTGGCGAGGCCCTGGTCGGTGAGGCGCTTGTACTCAACGAAGCCGTCGCCGTCGCGGTCTCCGTAGTCCCGGATCCACTTAAGGGCACGGTCTGCATGGGGTACCAGCGCTGCGATGTCGTGGGCAGCAAGTCCCCAGCGGCTTGCTTCGCCGAGCAGGGTGACGAACAGGGGAGTGGCGTCGGCAGTGCCGTAGTAGGCTGATCTGCCGCCGAGGGCCAGGCTCGTTCCGACGTCGAGCCGCACCTCGTGCAGAATTCGGCCGGGTTGCTCTTCGGTCAGCGGATCCACTTTCGTGCCTTGCCGGTCGGCCAGCGTCTGCAGAGTGCCCAACGCCAGTGTTGCGTCGACGGGCAGGACCATAAAGGAGGACAGGAGGGAGTCCCGCCCGAACAGTGCCATGAACCATGGTGCGCCGGCGGCGACGACCATGCGGTCGGGATGGTCGGGGTCAACGATGCGCAGGGCCCCGATGTCGTCGTGGCTGCGCAGGAGGCTTCGTTCTACGGTTGGATTGCCCACACGGGGAAGTGGAATATGTGCATCCCATGCTTTCTGGCGCCGCTCCTGTGCTGAGATCATCTCGGCTGAGAGGACGAGGGTCGGCAGGCCCGCGTCGATTTCGGTTTCAGCTGTCAGCGGCAGCACGGTCGCCCGGGCACTCCACTTTCCGTGCGCCGGGACGATCATGTGCAGGAGGAGACCTTCCTCGCTGGCTTCGGCGTCGCGCATCCGCACGACGATTCCTTTCCGTGTTTCCTGCCATGCCGCTTCTATCGTCACGGACCCGGCTCTCGTCCGCCGGGTCTGTTCCCACAGTCGGTGGAACCGGCCCTCTTTGACTTCGAAAAGGTCCGCGAAGTCGGCGTCCACGGCCAAGGCGATCTCGCAGGAGGCGGGCTGTAGGGAATAGTTGTGAATTGTGATGTCTTCCACGATGCCGTTACCCAGCTCGCGGTTCCGCTCGACCGTCAGCGGGGTGTCGGTGAGTCCATCGCTCCGCGCTGCCCTCCCCATGTACGTGCCCTGGTAGGGCGAAGGGGTCCACGCTCCCAGTGGCTCCACAGGCTGTCCATTTACGGTGAGCGACCATCGTGACACGATCCTGGTGTCCCGATGGAAAACGCCGTGAGGATGATGGGGGAAGATGTCACCGTTCTGCAGCGATATACAGAAGGATGATCCTGCCACCAACGTCAGGGCTCCCTGCCCGATCGGCCCGGCCGCGTTGTCTGCATTCCATCCAGCCATCTCAGGCTCCTTGCGAAGACGCCACACCAACCTGAGCCGAATCTACGCCCATCGCAGAACGCCTGCCAGATGGGGGCCCAAGCGCTGTGGTCAGCGCGCGCTGTTCGTGACGATGAAGGAACCAGGGGGAAAAGGATAGAGCCGAATCCATTCGTGTTCATGATCGCGCGGCTGTATTCGGGGGCGCTTCCGGGCCGTAGCCGGGCGCAGCCCCCTGCCGCACATGATCGAGCTGGCGCACGGAATAGGGGCAGTACTGTTCGCCAAAGGCATCGAAAACCACGAAGAACTGGCCGCCGTCACACGAGCGGGCATGGCCGCCCGGACAGGGCTACCTGCTCGGCTGGCCCTCCCTGCATTCTCTGGGCTGGAGCATTCCGGTGGGAAGCAGGACAAAAAACCCGGCCTGCTTGCCACAGGAAAATTCCAAGGCTCTTGCACCCATGGTCAAACGCCCGCCTCGAGCACCATGGGCCAGGAACTGCGGCCCGAGTGATGCCGGGCCTCTCTGGCACAAGGAGTTGATATGGGCGCGGTCGGGGTGTGGCTTGGTATGAACAGCGAGAATGCCGAGGCCATCCGGTTTCATGAGAAGAGCGGCTTCGAGCGCGTCGGCATCAAGACGTTTACGTTAGGCAACCCTGGTGAACACGAATTCGTCAAGGAGTACTCCCTGCAGCCAGCGCCGCAGCCGCTCGCTCCGGCGCGGCGTCGTAGGGGTGCCGTCGAGACTAAAAGGGGAGGGGTGCGGTGGCGACTCCGATGAGAGTCGCATGCTCCCCGTCCTGGGTTTCAAGTTCCAGCTCGATGGTGCGGCTCCGGTGTGCTGTGGCCGTGACTCTGAACTCCGCCCCGCCGGCCCGGACAGTATCGTCCACCTGTACATGCTGCAGTTGGGGTGGGGCGTCTTGCTGGTTCTCGGCAGCATGGCGTGCAGTCCTGGTCGTGATGCCGGGTGCGGTGCAAGTGGCTGCCATCGGTTCCGGTACCGGCGGAAACGGTCCCCCCGGCCACCTGCGTGGCCGGGGGCCGCCGGGCGGGATGTGCCGTGCGCTGCTGCTGCATGTGCGCTATCAAGGCGCGGTGGCGCGTGTAGTTATACCAACCGCCCAATAGGCAGCGTTAGCGTGTAACGGCCATCCCGTCCGGGTCTGTTAGGCGCGGATCTGCTGCTGGCCGCCCTTGGTCTCGATTTCGATCTTGCGCGGAGCTGCCTGGGCTGCCACCGGGATCCGGAGCGTCAGGACGCCCGCGTCGTAATTGGCTTTGACGTTCTCCGTTTCCAGTGCGTCACCGAGGACCAGCTGCCGGCTAAAAACGCCGCGGGGCCGCTCGGACGCAAGGAGTTCGGTGCCCTCGCCCACGGGTGCCTTCCGTTCAGCGCGAACGGTCAGGGCATTCTGTTCCACGCCCAGATCGATCGAATCGACCTCCACGCCGGGCAGATCAAACGCGACGACATATTCATCACCTTCCCGCCAGGCGTCCATCGGCATCGTTGCCGGACGGGCCACGGTGCCCAGGACCTGCTCGGCGAGACGGTCCAGCTGGCGGAACGGATCTAACATCAACATGACATACCTCCTCAGTCAACGATGACCGGATCTATATCCGCTGACATAGATCTATATAGCACCGGTCACTTGGTGTGACAAGAGGTTTTCCCTCGTCGGAATCGGTTTTCCCGGAAAATTTGGGGCTGCGCAGAAGGTGACGTGGTCCCCTTCTTCAGCGCGCTGTAGGCGACGGGCCCCTCTTCCTCGATCACGTCATACCCAGTCGCGCTGCCGTCGAAGTGGCGCCAAGCGCACGTCCTAGACCGAGGACAGTCTGTTCCGCACCGGTCTCCGCCGAGCGGGGCTGCCCGTCTGCAGCTGGCAGTGAGCTGCCACGTCCATAGGGCTTTCCTCTCCTGATCTGTCAGGGCGCGCCGTACAACACTTGGCACGCGGGGAGCGCTGATCCCGCTCGGCTGCGTGAATGCGTAGTCGCCCGGGTGGAAAGACGGGTACCTGCCACTGATGCTTGGGATACCGCCGATGCAATTCGCAGAGGGGGAACTCCAGAATCCCGCCCTCGGGCTGCCCTGACAGCGCTTAGCGTTCCCCCCATTACTCCCAGCCCAGCCATTCAATTGCCTCCTGTGTTATTTCGGGGGGAACCGCATGGCCGCCCCGGAACTCCCGGTAGGTGACGTTGTAGCCCTCTCTGTTTAGGAGCGGCACCAACCGGCGGCTGGTGCGGTCAATGGGCAGGACGTTGTCCCGGTCTCCGTGGGAAACGAAAATGTGGGGTCTGCCGGTCCGAGGCGCGGGAGGGATAAACCCGGGGGAGAAGGCAATGATCTTGGCAAAGAGGCCGCCGTTCGCCAGGCCCAGCCCCAACGCGTAGGAAGCTCCATCGGAGAACCCGCCGATCGCGATACGGTTCGGGTCAACGAAGACCAGTTGGAAGATCTGTTCAAGCGCCCGGTTTATCGCCTTGACGTCGGTGCCGAATACGCCGCGGACACCGTCCCAGGTTGAGGTTCTGGACGAGGGTGCGGCAAGGACGAGTCTGTGTTCTTCGGCATAGCCGGACAGCAGCCCCAGCCCTCCTGCCGCATCGCCTCCCGCTCCGTGAAGCAAGAGAGTAAGCGGTGCCGGCCGTCCTTGGCGCAACGCTGCGGGCACGTAGAGCAGGGTGTCCCGTGCCCGTTCAATACCTAGGTCATACTGTCCCGGGGCAGGTGCAGGGCCTGGTTCCTTGCCTGGCGCCGCGGTCAAGGCAGCGAGATTCCATGAGGCTTGCAACGGGGGGATCCATGGTTACTTGGGGGCAACGGTGAGGGCACCCGCCGTTGGTGCAGCTACCCTCCCGAGATGGTTGGCAGGGCAACAGGCCTCTAATAGAAGGAAATGAGCTCTACAAGTTCTCCGACCCGGTCTTCCGGGTAGTTCCGGGCGATGTCGGCCTGACTGATGATGCCAATCAGGTCGTGGCCGTCGATGACGGGCAGCCGGCGGACCTGGTGCTCTCCCATGGTCCTGATTGCTTCCTCGATTGAGTCGTCGGCGCCAATGGTGACCGGCTTGCCCTGCCCAAAGTCCCCCGCCTTGGCCGTGCGTGGATCGCCGCCTTCGGCGAAGCATTTGATGACGATGTCGCGGTCCGTGATCATGCCCTTGAGCCTGTTGTCCTCCCCGCAGATCGGCAGGGCGCCGACGTCCAGCTCTTTCATCTTCCGGGCCGCGGCTTCCAGGGTTTCATTTTCACCGACGCATTCGACGCCGCCGGTCATGATTTCACGTGCTGTCGTCATGGCGCTCTCCTCAAACTGGATGGCTGGTTCCGGACCGCGCCCGTGCCGCTGTCCTCTTTTGGCTCGGGCACGCCTTAACGCTAAGTATGCTGAGCGTCGGTGTCCAGAGCAGGAACGATGGCCGCCTTGGGCCAGCTGGCGACACGCGGGATGCCGTCCGCAACATCGTCACACCCCCGGAGGAGCATGGATGCATGACAGCTCCAACGGTGGAAGTGGCTATCCACGAACTGATGGATCTCGCCTGGAATCTTGTCTACGGACTGCTTTCGGAGCGGGGCCTGCTCGGTGACGGGCTGGACGTCGAGGAGTACACGGGGATCCATTCCTGGGTGGAGGGCCTCAC from Arthrobacter globiformis harbors:
- a CDS encoding SRPBCC family protein encodes the protein MQTVEETIEVAVPVREAYEQWWLFESFPQFMSGVQSVRRVSDRITHWVTNIGGAEREFDAEIVEDRPDERMAWRSTDGITHAGAVAFTQLGPRTTRVWVRLEWSPENLAEKVGAALGFDNMQVRADLLRFKEFIESRPAGTDA
- a CDS encoding amylo-alpha-1,6-glucosidase, whose product is MAGWNADNAAGPIGQGALTLVAGSSFCISLQNGDIFPHHPHGVFHRDTRIVSRWSLTVNGQPVEPLGAWTPSPYQGTYMGRAARSDGLTDTPLTVERNRELGNGIVEDITIHNYSLQPASCEIALAVDADFADLFEVKEGRFHRLWEQTRRTRAGSVTIEAAWQETRKGIVVRMRDAEASEEGLLLHMIVPAHGKWSARATVLPLTAETEIDAGLPTLVLSAEMISAQERRQKAWDAHIPLPRVGNPTVERSLLRSHDDIGALRIVDPDHPDRMVVAAGAPWFMALFGRDSLLSSFMVLPVDATLALGTLQTLADRQGTKVDPLTEEQPGRILHEVRLDVGTSLALGGRSAYYGTADATPLFVTLLGEASRWGLAAHDIAALVPHADRALKWIRDYGDRDGDGFVEYKRLTDQGLANQGWKDSWDGISFADGRLAEPPIALCEVQGYVYSAYMARAWIAYDAGDEALAKDLRERAEQLKKQFNEQFWMPDRGYYAIALDRDKRPVDACASNMGHCLWSGIVDEDKAQQVARRLMSPEMFSGWGVRTLATDMGAYNPVSYHNGSVWPHDNALIVAGLMRYGFVKEARQLSTSLMEAAEYTDNRLPELFCGFSRSDCPQPLPYPTACSPQAWASATPVMLVRSLLRYEPDVPLGVLWIDPALPERWGSMHTTNLPVGGARVTLDVSASHVTVEGLPPGMVFRRGTRPPLADLMEA
- a CDS encoding Hsp20/alpha crystallin family protein, whose protein sequence is MLMLDPFRQLDRLAEQVLGTVARPATMPMDAWREGDEYVVAFDLPGVEVDSIDLGVEQNALTVRAERKAPVGEGTELLASERPRGVFSRQLVLGDALETENVKANYDAGVLTLRIPVAAQAAPRKIEIETKGGQQQIRA
- a CDS encoding alpha/beta hydrolase, whose protein sequence is MLHGAGGDAAGGLGLLSGYAEEHRLVLAAPSSRTSTWDGVRGVFGTDVKAINRALEQIFQLVFVDPNRIAIGGFSDGASYALGLGLANGGLFAKIIAFSPGFIPPAPRTGRPHIFVSHGDRDNVLPIDRTSRRLVPLLNREGYNVTYREFRGGHAVPPEITQEAIEWLGWE
- a CDS encoding CBS domain-containing protein, whose product is MTTAREIMTGGVECVGENETLEAAARKMKELDVGALPICGEDNRLKGMITDRDIVIKCFAEGGDPRTAKAGDFGQGKPVTIGADDSIEEAIRTMGEHQVRRLPVIDGHDLIGIISQADIARNYPEDRVGELVELISFY